In a genomic window of Echeneis naucrates chromosome 4, fEcheNa1.1, whole genome shotgun sequence:
- the LOC115042438 gene encoding inosine-uridine preferring nucleoside hydrolase, giving the protein MAEKLVIIDTDCGIDDAQAIMMALTAPHFQILGITCVFGNTTVENVCQNVLKVLSVCEREEIPVFRGSAVPLVGISSSGDHFGGDGLGDVIKDKDPQWEDKISMEHAVNAMIRLVSENQNQISLVALGPLTNLALAVRLDPCFPQKLKELYIMGGNMEGIGNVSLCAEFNFAMDPESAYVVLEDFLCPTYIASLEYSCRNSLPWEFFEELMNQDAPAARFMKTITSKCWAYSKEAMKKRRDVHFGPGFVSYDSYAMAACVDGSVVTESIQCPVHVELQGSISRGMMVLDRTNKLKKSHCVYVMSKCDTTKLSQLLMESLRQPRNKQPEK; this is encoded by the exons ATGGCAGAGAAGCTGGTGATCATCGACACCGACTGCGGTATAGATGACGCTCAGGCGATCATGATGGCCCTGACAGCACCTCACTTTCAGATCCTGGGAATTACCTGCGTATTTGGGAACACTACAGTCGAGAAtgtgtgtcaaaatgttttgaagGTGCTCTCGGTCTGTGAGCGTGAGGAG attcCAGTGTTTCGAGGTTCTGCTGTTCCTCTGGTTGGGATCAGTTCATCTGGTGACCACTTTGGAGGTGATGGACTTGGAGATGTTATTAAAGACAAAGATCCACAGTGGGAGGATAAAATCTCAATGGAGCATGCAGTCAATGCAATGATTCGACTGGTATCTGAAAACCAGAACCAG ATCTCCCTGGTTGCCCTCGGCCCGCTCACTAATCTGGCACTGGCTGTCAGGTTAGATCCATGTTTTCCCCAAAAGCTCAAAGAGCTGTACATTATGGGCGGCAACATGGAAG GAATAGGGAATGTGTCACTATGTGCGGAGTTTAACTTTGCCATGGACCCAGAATCTGCCTATGTTGTTCTTGAAGACTTTCTCTGCCCTACATACATTGCGTCGCTTGAGTACTCGTGCAGAAACTCACTGCCATGG GAATTCTTTGAAGAGTTGATGAATCAGGATGCGCCTGCTGCACGCttcatgaaaacaataacaTCTAAATGCTGGGCCTACTCCAAAGAGGccatgaagaagaggagagatgtGCACTTTGGCCCTGGCTTTGTCTCTTATGATTCCTATGCAATGGCAGCCTGCGTTGATGGCAGCGTTGTAACAGAGAGCATTCAATGTCCTGTACACGTGGAGCTGCAGGGTTCAATCTCTCGGGGCATGATGGTACTGGATCGCACAAATAAGTTGAAGAAGAGTCACTGTGTGTATGTTATGTCAAAATGTGACACTACCAAACTTAGTCAGTTACTAATGGAGTCTCTTAGACAACCACGAAATAAGcaacctgaaaaataa